The proteins below are encoded in one region of Caloramator mitchellensis:
- a CDS encoding aminopeptidase → MVDERVKVLARNLINYSCRVKEGEKVLIETIHLELPLVTELVKAAYEAGAIPFVTIKNKTVDRAILMGATEEQMKMMAKYEAARMSDMDAYIGLRSGNNTSELSDVPSEKLGLYNKYFWHEVHGKIRVPKTKWVVLRYPSPSMAQLANMSTEAFEDFYFNVCNLDYSKMSRAMDPLVELMQKTDKVRIVGEGTDLTFSIKGIPVVKCDGKMNIPDGEVYTAPVKDSVNGYITYNAPSEYQGFTYENIRLEFKDGKIVNATANNTERINKVFDTDEGARYVGEFAIGVNPYINKPMKDTLFDEKIAGSIHFTPGSSYDDAFNGNKSAIHWDLVYIQTPEYGGGEIYFDDVLIRKDGRFVLPELEGLNPENLK, encoded by the coding sequence ATGGTAGACGAAAGAGTAAAGGTCCTCGCAAGAAATTTAATCAATTATTCCTGCAGAGTAAAAGAAGGCGAAAAGGTTTTAATTGAAACTATTCACCTTGAACTTCCTCTTGTTACTGAACTTGTAAAGGCTGCTTATGAAGCAGGTGCAATCCCTTTTGTTACTATTAAGAACAAGACTGTTGATAGAGCAATATTAATGGGTGCAACTGAAGAGCAGATGAAGATGATGGCTAAATATGAAGCTGCAAGAATGAGCGACATGGATGCTTACATAGGATTAAGGTCAGGAAACAATACTTCAGAATTATCAGACGTTCCATCAGAAAAGCTTGGTTTATACAACAAATACTTCTGGCATGAAGTTCACGGCAAAATAAGAGTGCCAAAGACTAAATGGGTTGTTTTAAGATACCCATCACCTTCAATGGCACAGCTTGCAAACATGAGCACTGAAGCTTTTGAAGATTTCTACTTCAATGTTTGCAACCTTGACTATTCAAAAATGTCAAGGGCAATGGACCCGCTTGTTGAGTTGATGCAAAAAACTGATAAGGTTAGAATAGTTGGTGAAGGAACAGACCTTACATTCTCAATCAAGGGAATTCCAGTTGTAAAATGCGATGGAAAGATGAATATTCCAGATGGTGAAGTTTACACTGCACCTGTTAAGGACAGCGTAAATGGCTATATCACCTACAATGCACCTTCAGAATACCAAGGATTTACTTACGAGAATATTAGACTTGAATTTAAAGATGGAAAGATAGTAAATGCAACTGCAAACAACACTGAAAGAATCAATAAAGTATTTGATACCGACGAGGGCGCAAGATACGTTGGTGAATTTGCAATTGGTGTTAACCCATACATCAATAAGCCAATGAAGGATACTCTTTTCGATGAAAAGATTGCTGGTTCAATCCACTTTACTCCAGGAAGTTCATATGACGATGCTTTCAATGGAAACAAATCAGCAATACACTGGGATTTAGTTTACATCCAAACTCCAGAATACGGCGGAGGAGAAATATACTTCGACGATGTTCTAATAAGAAAGGATGGAAGATTTGTTCTTCCTGAATTAGAAGGCTTAAACCCTGAAAATTTGAAATAA
- a CDS encoding zinc dependent phospholipase C family protein, whose product MGHIENSYGFLMRNVLKAVNPIKKKIIKTECKVHKFITEEALEILRKDGKLAAHDFLKNYMHDINSGVVWADQDFKSSNHFYNPESERGLYGASNALKEITYYYTKSIKLYREGKVQASMFYFGCAAHILQDMTVPQHVNVKLLDSHRRYELWVIKTYLLHDIFKAREGGIYLDNIKSFIQSNADKAIETYMKFKNINNREDRYYKITSEILIQAQKSTAGFMLKYYNDIIKINEGKH is encoded by the coding sequence ATGGGTCATATAGAAAATTCCTACGGTTTTTTGATGAGGAATGTATTGAAAGCAGTTAACCCTATTAAAAAGAAAATAATCAAGACAGAATGCAAAGTTCATAAATTTATAACTGAAGAGGCTCTTGAAATTTTAAGGAAAGATGGAAAATTAGCTGCACATGATTTTTTAAAAAACTATATGCATGATATAAATTCTGGTGTAGTTTGGGCTGACCAGGATTTTAAGAGCAGCAATCATTTTTATAACCCGGAAAGTGAAAGAGGACTTTATGGTGCAAGCAATGCACTAAAAGAGATTACATATTACTATACTAAATCTATAAAATTATATAGGGAAGGAAAAGTCCAAGCATCTATGTTTTATTTTGGTTGTGCAGCCCATATACTTCAGGATATGACTGTTCCACAGCATGTTAATGTAAAACTGCTTGACAGCCATAGAAGATATGAACTTTGGGTTATCAAGACTTATTTGCTGCATGATATATTTAAAGCAAGAGAAGGTGGAATTTATCTCGATAACATTAAATCATTTATTCAATCTAATGCTGACAAGGCAATCGAAACTTATATGAAATTTAAGAACATAAATAACCGTGAGGACAGATATTATAAAATTACATCTGAAATACTGATACAAGCTCAAAAAAGCACAGCCGGGTTTATGTTGAAATATTATAATGATATTATTAAAATAAATGAAGGTAAACATTAG
- a CDS encoding flavin reductase family protein gives MARMIWKPGTMLYPVPAALITSKYEDKENIITISWIGTVCSEPPMLSISVRPERYSYELIKKSGEFVVNIPNKDIAFATDYCGVKSGREVDKFKILNLTKEKASKVEASIIKECPLALECKVKQILELGTHHMFIAEVVAVNVDEKYMDENGKLHLDKANLLMYNHGKYAVTGEHIGKFGFSVEKKKK, from the coding sequence ATGGCAAGAATGATTTGGAAGCCAGGAACTATGCTATATCCAGTTCCTGCAGCTTTGATTACTTCGAAATACGAGGATAAAGAAAATATAATTACAATTTCATGGATAGGGACAGTTTGTTCAGAGCCTCCTATGCTTTCTATTTCTGTAAGGCCAGAAAGATATAGCTATGAACTTATAAAAAAATCAGGAGAATTTGTGGTAAACATACCTAATAAAGACATTGCATTTGCGACAGACTATTGTGGAGTTAAATCGGGTAGAGAAGTGGATAAGTTTAAAATACTAAACCTTACAAAAGAAAAGGCCAGCAAGGTTGAGGCAAGCATTATTAAAGAATGTCCATTAGCTCTTGAATGCAAGGTTAAACAAATATTAGAACTGGGAACTCACCATATGTTTATCGCTGAAGTGGTTGCTGTTAATGTGGACGAAAAATATATGGATGAAAATGGAAAATTGCATCTGGATAAGGCAAATCTTTTGATGTATAATCATGGTAAATATGCCGTTACGGGTGAGCATATTGGGAAGTTTGGCTTTTCTGTCGAAAAGAAGAAAAAATAG
- a CDS encoding methyltransferase domain-containing protein, translating to MGDKCFILDLSRKRFEGDILDISYEGNTAISEIINNDYQKDFYKLKRLDNNLGKFDYVIFFLSLNKYKRNAKKLIRSIKGNLKEDGKVVIWDIDYKRLKPFERINIKIINKNNRIKTLDEEFRHSLFTLECRDIIELLQREGFEILNKNDDSIIFYIEAKNAEEANENTVSST from the coding sequence ATGGGGGATAAATGTTTTATACTGGATTTGAGCCGCAAAAGATTTGAGGGGGATATTTTAGATATTTCCTATGAAGGAAATACAGCTATTTCAGAGATTATTAACAACGATTATCAAAAAGATTTTTACAAACTAAAAAGATTGGACAACAATTTAGGCAAGTTTGATTATGTCATTTTTTTCTTATCGCTAAACAAATATAAAAGAAATGCTAAAAAACTTATAAGAAGTATAAAGGGAAATCTCAAAGAAGACGGAAAAGTAGTCATCTGGGATATTGACTATAAAAGGTTAAAGCCATTTGAAAGAATCAACATAAAAATAATAAACAAAAATAACAGAATAAAGACACTTGATGAAGAATTTAGACATAGCCTTTTTACGCTTGAGTGTAGAGATATAATTGAATTGCTCCAGAGAGAAGGTTTTGAAATTTTAAACAAAAATGACGATAGCATTATTTTCTACATTGAGGCAAAAAATGCGGAGGAAGCAAATGAGAATACTGTTAGCAGCACTTAA
- a CDS encoding B12-binding domain-containing radical SAM protein — MRILLAALNSKYIHSNLAIRYLKEYAKCFKVDIYETTINENPFNIAIDIANQKYDVVGFSCYIWNIENTLKVCSILKEIDENIKIILGGPEVSYDPEDVLKQCSFIDYVIYGEGEETFRELLIHLRENKDLLSVDGLAFLKNGEIKVNKPRKLIENLDIIPFPYENLPQRILYYEASRGCPFNCKYCLSSTIKGIRFFSLDRVKRDLKFFIDNNVRLVKFVDRTFNSNKRFAIEIWKFLIENASGTKFHFEIAADLLDDECLEVLKSAPEDLFQFEIGVQTTNIEVLKNINRIMDFDRVKSNIIKLNEHRNIHCHLDLIVGLPGEDINSFKRSFDEVMALRPDVLQIGFLKVLKGSPISLETNEFGIKYSKYPPYQVLRTNSLSLEEIVFLLKFEDVFETFYNSGIFKITLGYFANKNSDFDFFKGLTLYLDKSGYFDKNHDLSSKFEYLLGYLKKYEEEKYLIDLMIHDYILTTKKSHLPEFLRKREIAVETIELIDDLIFMEKKELKKMLAINTNIMFLNGKYIKKEGIVIFNPIYRKYYYSKLNY, encoded by the coding sequence ATGAGAATACTGTTAGCAGCACTTAATTCAAAATACATTCACTCAAACCTTGCAATAAGATATTTAAAAGAATATGCAAAATGTTTTAAGGTTGATATTTATGAAACCACAATAAATGAAAATCCATTCAATATTGCCATTGACATTGCTAATCAAAAATACGATGTCGTTGGATTTTCATGTTATATTTGGAACATTGAAAACACATTGAAGGTTTGCAGCATATTAAAAGAAATAGATGAGAATATAAAGATAATACTTGGAGGCCCTGAGGTTTCATATGACCCAGAGGATGTATTAAAGCAATGCAGCTTTATAGACTATGTTATATATGGAGAAGGGGAGGAAACCTTTAGGGAACTTCTTATCCATCTTAGGGAAAATAAAGATTTATTATCTGTTGACGGATTAGCGTTTCTAAAGAATGGCGAAATAAAGGTTAACAAACCAAGAAAACTTATAGAAAATTTAGATATAATACCCTTCCCATATGAAAACTTGCCTCAGAGAATTCTATATTACGAAGCCTCAAGAGGATGCCCTTTTAACTGCAAATACTGTTTATCATCGACTATTAAAGGAATTAGATTTTTTAGTTTAGACAGGGTTAAAAGAGACTTAAAATTCTTTATTGACAACAATGTAAGGCTTGTTAAATTTGTGGATAGAACATTTAATTCAAACAAACGATTTGCAATTGAAATATGGAAATTTCTAATCGAAAATGCTTCAGGGACAAAATTTCATTTTGAAATTGCGGCCGACCTTTTGGACGATGAATGCCTAGAAGTTTTAAAAAGTGCACCCGAAGATTTGTTCCAATTTGAAATTGGAGTTCAGACAACAAATATTGAAGTGTTAAAGAATATAAATAGAATCATGGATTTCGATAGGGTTAAAAGCAACATAATTAAGCTCAATGAGCATAGAAATATACACTGTCACTTGGACTTAATCGTTGGACTTCCTGGAGAGGATATTAATTCTTTCAAAAGGTCATTTGATGAAGTAATGGCTCTAAGACCGGATGTTCTTCAGATTGGATTCTTAAAGGTTCTTAAGGGTTCTCCAATTAGCCTTGAAACAAATGAATTTGGCATAAAATATTCAAAATACCCTCCATATCAGGTTTTAAGAACAAATTCATTAAGTTTAGAAGAAATAGTTTTTCTGCTTAAATTTGAAGATGTATTTGAAACCTTTTATAACAGCGGCATTTTCAAAATAACGCTTGGATACTTTGCAAATAAAAATTCTGACTTTGATTTCTTTAAAGGACTGACCCTTTATCTTGATAAATCAGGATATTTTGATAAAAATCACGACTTGAGTTCAAAATTTGAATATTTATTAGGGTATTTGAAAAAATATGAGGAAGAAAAATATTTAATTGACCTCATGATACACGACTATATTTTGACTACTAAAAAATCACATCTTCCAGAGTTTTTGAGGAAAAGGGAAATTGCAGTGGAAACAATTGAACTAATTGATGACCTTATATTCATGGAAAAGAAGGAATTAAAAAAAATGTTGGCGATAAATACTAATATTATGTTCTTAAATGGAAAATATATAAAAAAAGAAGGCATTGTAATTTTCAACCCAATCTATAGAAAATATTATTATTCAAAACTAAACTATTAA
- a CDS encoding V-type ATPase subunit subunit G family protein produces MALEVVRQVSEIERQSEEIVKQSQLKATEIIKNAKEQADNIIKDAHKRANIMHDEILSKYENEGQVEANPIIEEGNKSIEQVKNVPPDKLDKAVNMVIERIVNSHGDS; encoded by the coding sequence TTGGCACTTGAAGTTGTTAGACAAGTATCAGAAATTGAAAGACAGTCAGAGGAAATTGTTAAACAATCCCAATTAAAAGCCACGGAAATTATTAAAAATGCAAAAGAACAGGCAGATAATATCATCAAGGATGCTCATAAAAGAGCAAACATTATGCATGATGAAATTTTATCGAAGTATGAAAACGAGGGGCAGGTTGAAGCAAATCCAATTATTGAAGAGGGAAACAAATCAATAGAGCAAGTAAAAAATGTTCCACCTGATAAATTGGATAAGGCTGTAAATATGGTTATCGAGAGGATAGTGAATAGCCATGGCGATAGTTAG
- a CDS encoding V-type ATP synthase subunit I, giving the protein MAIVRMKKISIVAPKEDRDGLLKLIQRLGTVQLINIEEQLEDVELKTEKVNSEAEYRYSKIKFTYEFLKAYSDVKKGLFTKKKVLSLEDFENLNKHVNWEEIYEKCKSIEDEINSVNSRISKIESQIIQYSDWINLDVNLVILEGLKNISYFIGTINKKFKDSFLLEFNEKFKDAYFEIINEKQSDVNLFAIVHKNIYDEVFEVLKKYGYTKLNIELDKTPSQKIDEFNSEIQALKARENELKLEAKKLTEKIDEVESIYDYIYSELLLEQAKAKVAGTNKTVIFTGWIPENEVEKATNAIYTKFRHIYIDLEDGDQENAPVQLKNSWIVEPFEVVTSMYALPKTNEVDPTPILTPFFLLFFGMMMADIGYGLMMMAVSIVLLKFTSVEGDLKKLAKLILYCSFPTILFGFLYGSFFGGIIPITPLWLNPVDRPMDVLTFSIVFGLIHLYVGLGVKAYRLIRDGKVKDAFFDVGAWYLLLSGLIWMGLGGGNIAKIIAILGAAIILLTHGRENKTIVGKFFGGFYSLYGVTGYLGDALSYSRLLALGLASGLIGWSFNLLIELLGGGITALIFGPIIFIAGHTFNFLIGLLGVYVHTSRLQYLEFFGKFYEGGGKAFEPLRIKTKFIKVE; this is encoded by the coding sequence ATGGCGATAGTTAGAATGAAAAAAATAAGCATAGTTGCTCCGAAAGAAGATAGGGATGGACTGTTAAAACTGATTCAAAGATTAGGAACAGTTCAACTTATTAATATAGAAGAGCAGCTAGAAGATGTTGAACTTAAAACTGAAAAGGTGAACAGTGAAGCTGAATACAGATATTCTAAAATTAAATTTACCTATGAATTTTTAAAGGCATATTCAGATGTTAAAAAGGGCTTATTTACTAAAAAGAAGGTCCTTAGCTTGGAGGATTTTGAGAATCTGAATAAACATGTTAACTGGGAAGAAATCTATGAAAAATGCAAATCTATTGAAGATGAAATCAATTCAGTAAATTCGAGGATTTCGAAGATTGAATCACAGATAATCCAATACAGCGATTGGATTAACCTTGATGTCAATTTAGTAATTCTTGAGGGTCTAAAAAATATAAGCTATTTCATAGGAACTATCAATAAGAAGTTTAAGGACTCCTTCTTATTGGAGTTTAATGAAAAGTTCAAGGACGCTTATTTTGAAATTATCAACGAAAAACAAAGCGATGTGAACCTATTTGCAATTGTTCACAAGAATATTTACGACGAAGTATTTGAAGTGCTAAAAAAATATGGTTATACAAAGCTAAACATCGAGCTTGATAAAACACCATCTCAAAAGATTGATGAATTTAACAGTGAAATCCAAGCTCTTAAAGCAAGAGAAAACGAGTTAAAGCTCGAGGCTAAGAAGCTTACTGAAAAAATAGATGAAGTTGAGAGCATTTATGACTACATCTACTCAGAATTGCTGTTAGAACAGGCAAAGGCAAAGGTTGCTGGAACCAATAAGACCGTTATATTTACTGGATGGATACCCGAGAATGAAGTAGAGAAGGCTACAAATGCAATTTACACAAAATTCAGACATATTTACATCGATTTGGAAGATGGAGACCAGGAAAACGCACCGGTTCAGCTGAAAAACAGTTGGATTGTTGAACCGTTTGAAGTTGTAACTTCAATGTATGCTCTTCCAAAGACTAATGAAGTTGACCCGACGCCTATTTTAACACCGTTTTTCCTATTGTTCTTTGGAATGATGATGGCGGATATTGGCTACGGGCTTATGATGATGGCTGTAAGTATTGTATTATTAAAGTTTACAAGCGTCGAAGGTGATTTAAAGAAACTTGCTAAGTTAATACTTTACTGCAGTTTTCCAACTATACTGTTTGGTTTCTTATACGGCAGCTTCTTTGGAGGAATAATTCCAATAACTCCACTATGGCTGAATCCAGTTGACAGACCAATGGATGTTTTAACATTCTCAATTGTCTTTGGTTTGATACATCTATATGTAGGACTTGGAGTTAAAGCATACAGGCTTATAAGGGATGGAAAGGTTAAAGATGCATTCTTTGATGTAGGTGCATGGTATTTACTGCTTTCAGGTCTTATTTGGATGGGATTAGGCGGAGGAAATATTGCAAAAATAATTGCAATATTGGGTGCTGCTATAATACTTTTAACTCATGGTAGAGAAAACAAAACAATAGTCGGTAAGTTCTTTGGAGGATTTTATTCACTATACGGAGTTACAGGATACTTAGGAGATGCACTTTCCTATTCACGTCTTTTAGCATTAGGACTTGCATCGGGTTTGATAGGGTGGTCTTTTAACCTCTTGATTGAACTATTAGGAGGGGGCATAACAGCTTTAATATTTGGACCAATTATATTCATAGCAGGACATACTTTTAACTTTTTAATAGGACTTTTAGGAGTTTATGTTCACACATCAAGATTGCAGTATCTTGAATTTTTCGGAAAGTTCTATGAAGGTGGCGGAAAGGCATTTGAGCCTTTAAGAATAAAAACTAAATTTATTAAGGTTGAATAA
- a CDS encoding V-type ATP synthase subunit K yields MENFATFVEFLKVYGGAILALLGAALAALMAGIGSAKGVGIVGESAAGLITEDPEKFGQSLILQVIPGTQGFYGFITALIVLQRVGLLGGGLKPLTLSQGFLLLMACLPMAFVGLYSAISQGKTAAAGIQILAKRPEKMFNGVIYAVMVETYAVVALITSILMIVNIKI; encoded by the coding sequence ATGGAAAATTTTGCAACATTCGTTGAATTTTTAAAGGTTTATGGTGGAGCTATATTAGCCCTACTTGGAGCAGCATTAGCAGCTTTAATGGCAGGTATAGGGTCAGCTAAGGGTGTAGGAATAGTTGGTGAAAGCGCTGCAGGCTTAATTACAGAAGACCCAGAAAAGTTTGGTCAATCACTTATACTCCAGGTTATCCCAGGAACACAAGGTTTCTATGGATTTATTACAGCTCTTATAGTTTTACAAAGAGTTGGACTTCTTGGTGGAGGCTTAAAGCCATTAACACTTTCACAGGGATTCCTATTATTAATGGCATGTCTGCCAATGGCATTTGTTGGTTTATATTCAGCTATATCACAGGGTAAAACTGCAGCTGCAGGTATTCAAATATTAGCAAAGAGACCAGAAAAGATGTTCAATGGTGTTATTTATGCCGTAATGGTTGAAACTTATGCCGTAGTTGCTCTTATTACTTCAATATTGATGATTGTTAACATAA